The segment TCAGCTTCGAGAAGCTTCTTTCTACTGAGGCAACTGAAACCGGGATTGCAAACATTACTAGATAGGCAATCCAAATTTAACTTAGAAGATAATTATTCTAAATcagttattttcctttttttgtcatcataatacttttccttttttactttttaatttactCATGTTTAATAACATAAAAGTATGTCCACCACCTTCCTTAATCCTTACTTATcgacaatatataatatagtacaTGTAACAAAATTTCTATGTTTATAATTAATACTAATGGAAAAACTAGGCcctaaaattttacaaaattaataggCCACATACGGATGTTTCTAAAGTTTGTGGTCAAAGCCGGCACTGATAGTGCGAGGTTGGGGTTCAAGTCAGTCAATGGATGGTAATACCATTAACAAATATTTCTGAAGATCTATGCTTTGAAAAGTCTATGTATATGAGTTTTCTGCACAAGTAGCTTTCGGTATGGTCAAAGTAGCTAGTGCGACTGAAGTGCTACGTTGGATCAATCGcccaaaacaaaattgtattCCGTTTTCAGAATACTCAAATTTAACTCAATGTTGTGTTATTATTAGTCGTGCATCTTACGTTAATCACGTCAATCGCGCCGACCGTTAACTAAATTGTGTCATTACGTCCAGGGCGGATTGAATACTTCTTTAATTTTCAGTATTAAGGATATTCAATTTCTTAATTTGCTTTGTTTTGGATATCCGCTTATCCAGATATCAGgaaaattttatgaatattttatccactttatttattacaaataaatttagaaaaatatataagtttgtctttagaaaatatctttagaataaaattaaatataaaataatgattagtgaaactatatgtttcataattttttaaaaaaattaattaaatgttcTTATAAAACATAAAGTTTTAGAAGAATTGTAGTTTTATAAAGAATTTATATTCATTTCTTAATTTGattctttataaataattttataaataaaactaataaagttatatgttaaaataatagttatataaaattatacatttaaacttctatatttaattgtacatatacatatatttgtacAAAAGTCGGAGTGGATCGGATATCCGACTCtgaaatttttagtatttatgttttatttcgattttaacagatattgatttttaatatttgttttgattcgAAACTTGCAGATATCTagatttttttggatcaaattgAAGCGAATAAAAAGTCTattcaaaattaaaagataaaatgcCAAACCTAATTACGTCATCAGACTATAGACTCACTAGCCAACATCAGTTATGGTTAGACCCAAAGTCACCGTGAAACAAGTTAGAATCTAAAGTCTACAGTCTATACTTTGCTATCATCTAAACAACGTAAAGaagaaaagtaagaaaaacACATGTGGAATTCTATAAAACACGGGTGTGTCATGTGTGCATATTCCGATATTCGTACATATGTAAGAATGTGGTTTCTATAAAATTGTGTTGGTCGTTGTGGTTACTGTTTTGTGGTCGTCAAAGCAGCTTAGCTTAATGACAATGGACCGGACGAGTCAAAAATGACTTTTGTTGTCGGTTAGTCTTGGAGTTGGGGGCATACCTAACGGTATTGCTGTTCGTTGTTGATCATTAAAATTTAGAAGAAAGAGTCTTTCATTCTTTTCGCTCCAATATTCACTCCAACGACTGAGTATGTCAGTTATgcttattaatttagttttacaCCTAAGTTTTTAACTTCTCATGTTTCACTAAAATGAATTGAATTTTTACATTACGGGCCTTTTGCTAGACACTCGCGctatgttttgattttaaaactttggaaAGAAATAAGCCCAACAAAGAAGACTAACACGAGCCCACTTAAAAATTAAACCGGAATCTAAGCATAAACCACCTAAACCGAATAATTTAACTATAATTCACGaagataatttaaatatattaaaaaaaattcatatacaaAAAATCGATAACTGAATTgagaaatattaaaatataagaacgaaaaataaaaaacttaactTGTCTTCTGATATATTTTTGATGATATACAGTAGTTTTAATTGAAAAAACCGGAATTCAAACCAAACTTAAACCGTATCAAATTAATGATACCAAAAGACAAACCAGAAAAGTcctaacaaaataataaatccaAACGATAACCAACTACATCTTGACCGTTCGATTTTTCAAAACTCAACGGACGGTCACGATTGCCTGATCACCATCGTCTCCATTTCAACAAAGAGAAGTCCTTAAACGCCGGCTGAATCAAAAATCAACCACTTCCTCTCTCGTGTTGTTGACCACTCCTCCActttgcagtctcagatctcGAAAAATGGCAGCGAAAATCTCTCAGCTTGCTTGTCTCTCCTCCACCCATCGCCAATTCCGAATCCAGAACCGATCGTTTCCGGGACTTAGGTTCCGTCCGGAGGTAAAACTTTCGCATGAAAAGGACAGAGCTTTCTTAATTGCTGTCAAAAAAAGTTAGGAGCTTTGATTGATTTTAGTCTGTCTTAGAAATAATCTTATCGCTGTGTGATTTGAATACTTTGTTTGGGAAACTGATTAGTGTTATGAGTGGCTAATACGCTTAGAATGGTGCCTGCCAGTCTTTTGTAGTTAGAAGCGTCGATGGGAACAGCTCAGAAACaacaccagcttcttctctcaGCTATACAGCTGAGGTTTCTAAACCTTTCGTTGTGAAAACATCCAACTCCACAGTGGATGAATCTGCTACGGGTAAAGAGATTATCTCAGAGCCAGTAGAGGAACATGTTGCCCCAACACAGCCTAAAAGAGCAGCAAAGATCCATGACTTCTGTTTTGGCATTCCTTATGGTACTTtgtgactctctctctctctcatatcTGAGCTGCCTGTTAAGTTCTTAAAGCAACCcatatcatattatttattgtCAGGTGGTCTGGTTATGAGTGGAGGATTGCTTGGATTTGCGTTTTCAAGAAATCTTACAAGTTTAAGTACTGGAGTCCTCTATGGTGGTGGCCTTCTTGCTCTTAGTACATTGAGCATGAAGATTTGGCGACAGGGAAAATCTAGTTTCCCTTACATACTAGGTCAAGCAGGTAATCTTCAGATACTACTGTTTACAGGAAGAACTAATGGGTACTTTCGAGTAGTACTGGTATCTTACACATGATTAGTGTATTATATATCAAAGAAGTGGGATTCTAACAAGTGTTCATCTTTTAACCAAGATCATTATGTGCACATGGAACTATCTAAATGCTAATGTTATCTATGAAAGCTTCTGTGCTTACTCAATTCTTTCGACACCCTGAATTTGCAGTGCTTTCAGCTGTCGTCTTCTGGAAGAACTTCACAGCTTACTCTATGGTAATTCCTCATCTTTATGAACATTctgattgtttaatttttgcCTTGCTTGACTTCAAGTGCTTGTACTTATACAGACTAAGAAGCTGTTTCCTGCCGGGCTATTTGCTGTTGTCAGGTCAGAAGATCTTTTGCAATATACTGCAAGAGTCTGATGTATCTATGCTCATTCGCTTCATCTAACCTTGTGTTCATGTCGTTTTTCATTGCAGTGCTGCCATGTTGTGTTTCTATTCCTATGTGGTGCTCTCCGGTGGAAACCCAGCTCCAAAGAAACTGAAACCATCTTCTAGTCCTTCATACTGAAGAAACTTAACATAGGgatcttctctcttctctcttttgaTGGTGTGGTTGGATTCCTGATGTAATCTTATTATACTTTTGAGAAGCAACAACTTTTGCATGTgtcattattaaaattttgtttactgGTAACATATGTTTGTGCTCGTCTTTAATCTTAATCGAACTATAAATGCTAAAACGTAAGGCAAAAACTTATGTTGGCTTAGTCACAAGTCAAAAACCTTACAGCGGGTTGATTGTAAAATAGCTTTCACAAGATTAAACAAAAGGTTAATTGGTTTAatgaaattaagaaaaattCTGAATCCAATATTAAATCGAACTTCTTCAAAGATGACCATGTGTGTAGGCAATGATTCAAAGGTCAAAAACAATTGATTCCAGACAAAACAAACTGATGATTATCAAGGAAAGGGTGTCTAAGGATAGACAGAGTCAACAGCAAAATTGTGATTAACGAGCTGCTTGCCCCTGTGTGTGTTCTAAGAGCTGAGTCACTAACTTGTAAGTCCGTCCTGACAAGGCTTTGGTGTGGTTAATCAACTGCTCATGCCTGCATTACGTGGGAAACGAGTTTAGACTGTAGAATTTTCAGACATAAGGGACTACTATAAGATGGTATTCTTCTTACACGTTGGGCTGAGTAGGCTCCATGATTACGGTTCCTGACTCGGAATCAATCTTGGCATCGAGCTTTGAGGTGCGGATAAGGTTCACAATCCATCTCTCTGCCTCCTCGTAGTTCAGATTCAATTTCTCAGCAAGTACCCTGACAAGGCCATAATATCTCAATATAAATACAAGGTAATACTACAAGACCCACAAACTCTTCTTGCCATCATCAAAAGCAGCCAGGTTTGTGGGATTTTGATGCACAAAAAATATAGAGAACTTACCCCATGTCAATTCTCTGATGAATTCTGCAATAGGTTTCGAAGATAAAGAGGCGGGCATTTTCAAGAAACTCATCTCTCAGTGGAACAGTTGAAAAGTTTCCATTCTCTACTCGCTTTCCGAGGAATGGATCATTCACAATGACCTACATCATAGTAAGCATGTCAGACTTTTGATTATATTATCCTGCacaatttcaaaatatacaaaatagtaCATGTGAAAGGCTTTTACCTCTTCAcactctttcatcttcttttgaGCCCCATCAAAGTCATAATTGACAAACACACATGCCAGGAACTCCACAATAGGATCTTTGTAGGAGTAGTGCTCTTGTTGAATGACCTTAATGAACTCTTTCAGTTGAGGCCTTTTCCTTTTGTTGACAACGAAAGCAGTTGCCAAGTAACGCAGCAAGTGTGGAGCACTAGTTTGTATGGCGTTCAGATACCTAAAAGTTTAAAGTAATATTAGTCTGCAATAACTACATACACGCAATAATGGATGCACACAAAAGCAATCTTGCATGTCAAATTTAGCTAAGGCTAACTTAgatgcaaaagaaaagaaaaaaggtgAAAGCATAGATAAGGTTTGCTACTATATAAACCTGTATTAAGGAATAACGAGGGTTGAACTTACTTGTCTTGGTTAAAAAGATCAATGATTTGAGTCCTTCCGTTATCATGGTTGAAAAAGATATAGAGACCCCAATGCATCAACCAAATCCTGTTCTGCACTTGGTTTAACGGTGACGCAAaactctgaaaaaaaaaagacaaatgctaattgatatatataaacTCACATAAGGCTACAAAAAAGCTTGAAGAGACTCAGAAACAAGACCTTTGAGTCAATAATATCTTTAACACGGTTAAGCTCTTCAAATGCAATGTCCCAGTTCTGCATCAATATCTCAGATGCAAGCTTTCCCCACAAAGCGCTCAGACTCCTCTCAAGGTTAGAGCAAAGAGTCCTGTACTGGTAAAGGTAATCAGCAGCACCAGAATAGTTACCACACTCAAACTGAAACTTGGCGTACTGATACAACGCCTCTATCTGGTCCGGACcaatctgattaaaaaaaaacatcacacACAGCAACAAGAACTGAGTTCCGCATAATACCAAATGCAAATCGGACAACTTTTTGTGCACAAATCGGACAACTTTTTGTGCACAAATCAGACAACTTTTTGATGCAAATCAAGAACTGGATTTCTTAATAACCAAAATGCAAATCAGACAACTTTTTCAAATCAGACAACCTTTTCAAATCAGACAACTATTTCAAATCAGACAACTTCTTGTGCATAAATCAGACAACATTATCatacaaaaacacacaaacctGGTAACGTTCCTTAAGCATCTGGAGATTATACTGCTTATCAGCTCTCAGCTCCTGAACCGCAGCAGGGTTCAAAAGGAAAGTCACGAGCGGTGCAGCAGCCTCCTCCAGAGACTTGAGCCTCGCAACCACCTCAGCTCTCCTCTCCACCATATCtataccaccaccaccaccacaagaGATTCATAAACATCAAACCAACCAACCAATCAATCAACCCACAAAGAGGCAAACTTTTAAGAGACATTATACCTTGGGGAGCGTCTTCGGTGTGGTATAGACTCTTGTGAATGTCCATGGCGTAATCAACCATGTTGGTCTTGTTCAAAAGCTCGATCTTGAACTTGAGGATCTGCTCATCAGGGTAAAGCTGACGCTCCTGAAGGAACTCGAGTATGGGGAACACCAGGTGCCTGTCTAGGTTGGGGGCTACTCGAGGTGTCAGGTCATAGTTCTCTTTGATTTCCGCCATCGTCGCCATCTCTCGTATCTCCGTCGAGCTCTCAAGACGGCAGAGATGGAGAGTTTTGGAGACGATGTGGGAAACTCTCTGTATAGTGAAATTAGGGTTTACCTCGAATAATactttcaatatttattaaatagcCCCTATACTTCTTATGTATTCTTATTCCccctattttttcctttttaacaaACGACACCGTTTCTCACGAGATCTTTATAGTCTTCGTCGTCATCTAACCGGCCGGTATAGCCCATATACACTTCTTATGGAGAGCTTAATGGAATGGCGTATGTTAGTATATTGCAAATAGGGTTTAGATCAAATAATACTTACAATATTTATACATTTACCCCTAAACTGCTTATATATTCGTATTTTCTCATATACTAGTTCTATATACTATCTGCCCCCCCAGATTTTACTTTCGTTAATACGACACCGTTTCACACGATGGATCTTTATCGTCTCCGTCGTTATGTAACCGGCCGGTATATCGGAGGTTTTAgcattaaaatgaaaaaagggaaaattaaatgatttatgtGGAGGAGGGCGCACGGTAAGAAGCTTTCATGGAACAGCGTATGTTAGCATCCCACTAACTCGCGCATCTCATCTTTTACCTTTCTTCTCTCTATCATTACTGAGATTAGGGTTCTTCTTCCTCGAGGCCAACTCTTCTCATTATATCTCTCTCGGCGGCGAATGTCTCGCAGCTTTTAAAGGCTTTTTTTCTCTGTCTCCGAAAAATTCGACGGCAC is part of the Raphanus sativus cultivar WK10039 chromosome 5, ASM80110v3, whole genome shotgun sequence genome and harbors:
- the LOC108863384 gene encoding eukaryotic translation initiation factor 3 subunit E-like; translated protein: MATMAEIKENYDLTPRVAPNLDRHLVFPILEFLQERQLYPDEQILKFKIELLNKTNMVDYAMDIHKSLYHTEDAPQDMVERRAEVVARLKSLEEAAAPLVTFLLNPAAVQELRADKQYNLQMLKERYQIGPDQIEALYQYAKFQFECGNYSGAADYLYQYRTLCSNLERSLSALWGKLASEILMQNWDIAFEELNRVKDIIDSKSFASPLNQVQNRIWLMHWGLYIFFNHDNGRTQIIDLFNQDKYLNAIQTSAPHLLRYLATAFVVNKRKRPQLKEFIKVIQQEHYSYKDPIVEFLACVFVNYDFDGAQKKMKECEEVIVNDPFLGKRVENGNFSTVPLRDEFLENARLFIFETYCRIHQRIDMGVLAEKLNLNYEEAERWIVNLIRTSKLDAKIDSESGTVIMEPTQPNVHEQLINHTKALSGRTYKLVTQLLEHTQGQAAR
- the LOC108863368 gene encoding protein FATTY ACID EXPORT 1, chloroplastic, yielding MAAKISQLACLSSTHRQFRIQNRSFPGLRFRPESFVVRSVDGNSSETTPASSLSYTAEVSKPFVVKTSNSTVDESATGKEIISEPVEEHVAPTQPKRAAKIHDFCFGIPYGGLVMSGGLLGFAFSRNLTSLSTGVLYGGGLLALSTLSMKIWRQGKSSFPYILGQAVLSAVVFWKNFTAYSMTKKLFPAGLFAVVSAAMLCFYSYVVLSGGNPAPKKLKPSSSPSY